The Capsicum annuum cultivar UCD-10X-F1 chromosome 1, UCD10Xv1.1, whole genome shotgun sequence sequence actaacacaagcattgctaatacaagtattactaatacaccatattttatattattcttatacactctaccaaacgaccccttagtgtgTTCTAGAATATGGGTTTTTGGGTGTTGCATTGGTTTGATTCTTCAATGTTATGCCATTTTTAATATAGCGTACCAactaatatttatttagtttggCTAGAGATTGTATGTCAGTCTATAGGTTTGAGGTTTTGTGAATGTCTAGTTTTAGGCTCCCCCTGATTTATCCCAAAAGGCAAGTTACGAAGTATTGAATGAAATGTACTAGACAGGGGCAAGTCAGTATTGAGGATTAATATGCATGATCCCATCTAGTTGGAGATTGAGACATGATTCTTTTTATCAAAAAGTTTTCCATGTAATTTTCGTTTCAGATTCTTGATGTATGTGATGGCATTCAGTTGTTGTATAATCTATTTACTTGTTCCATGTTGTGTGGTTTTGTATATACTGCTTATGGGGTGTTATTCGAGATTGAGATAATGAACATTGATACACCTTTTGAGTTACTGTCATTTTTATGGTTTGTATTGCAGATCGGCTCCAGCAGAATTAATGATTAGTGATGAGTTCCACAGACATGGTCGATCCTTACCCGACAGAAATGAATTTTCAGCAGTGGCGCTGGGTGGAATTTCGAATTCTAGTTTGAGACAAATTTACTTGACTTTTCCTGCTGATAGCACATTTAAAGAGGAGGATGTGTCTAATTACTTTAGGTTTGTGCTTCTTGCTTAATTTGGATCAGTGAAATTCAAGTTAAACGAAGAATTAATGTTAGGTTGTCCTTGATTTGTTTTGAAGTATGTACGGGCCAGTGCAAGATGTTAGAATTCCATATCAGCAAAAGCGGATGTTTGGATTTGTTACATTCACCTATCCAGAAACTGTGCAGCGTATCTTGGCCAAAGGGAACCCTCATTTCGTGTGTGATTCTCGCGTGCTTGTTAAACCAtacaaagaaaagggaaaaatccCAGACAAGTATGAATCGTGATCATTATCTTCTGTTATGATTGATTTCTGATACATACATTGTGCATGACTAATACTCCATTCTCAATTAAATTGAAGGAAGCAATTTCAGATACAGCAGCAACCTATTGATAGAGAAGAGCTCTCAGCATGTTTAAGCCCCTCAGGGCTTGAGTCTAGGGAGCTGTATGACATTCCCTTTGGTGAGAATATGAGCTAGATtactttcttcttctccttctgtACGATGGAGACACTTAAAAAGTGTCTTTAGGTGCAGGAGCAAGGATGTTTTGCAATCCGCATGAGATGATATTGAGAAGAAAAATGGAGCAGGATGCTGAATTGCACCAAGCTATTGAGCTTCAAGGCAGAAGGTTAATGAGTTTGCAACTGATGAAGAACCACCATCACAACAATCAGTTCCATCCCGGCGTCTCTCCAGGTGTTCCATCTGTCTCCCAGATGCAAACTCAGTTCCAAATCAATCAGGGTCTTGTTTGTTCGTCTAATGGGATCAACCAAGAAGCCCTAGAAGGTGGTTAACACTTAGAACAAACActctttcattttcttatttgttttttatatcaagtattgattaatttttttttctcctgCAGAAAAAGATGGTCTCCAGGAACCCATTAAACCCCCAGCTAATGCAACTGATGAGAATCAGGAGCAGACCTCAAATACTGATAACTCTGATCCTCAAGAAAGGTATTAAACATAAATTTCTTTGATGGAACTTTAAGGTGTATCAAAATGAACTTTTTAGTTATGACTATATTTTTGAAGCCTTCTCAATTAGTTTTCCCATCAAAGATGCTCAAAGTATGATGGCATTGCGTCTTTGCTATTTAGTGTCTATTGGTGAAGTTCTCTCATTAATATCTTTGGTTCTTTCTAATGTTCCTGAGATTTCTTTGTCATTGAAGCAGCATGGACCACATTCTTCCCGATAACCCATTTGCTTCTCCTACGAAATCGGCTGCAGAACAACATGCTACATGTTCCTCTGA is a genomic window containing:
- the LOC107875370 gene encoding zinc finger CCCH domain-containing protein 53 isoform X1; translated protein: MDSYEATKTVLSRVQNLDPENASKIMGYILIQDQSDKELIRLAFGPESLLISVINRAKIYLGISSNTSSATSITSPSSPFSTVSNANNFNPFPHSSPRIIVPDSGFHSSPSWSPVFSRSPQPVEPFDPVMSPNGGSELMGFFGEENGGGNQFLHRSWSVNDVFLGGETDDNNGGFGGRPCMYYARGFCKNGNSCKFMHGGSGDTQEECFDEQSMLRLKALQQQQRFAAANQFMGSGGRHPFGYNNPRSAPAELMISDEFHRHGRSLPDRNEFSAVALGGISNSSLRQIYLTFPADSTFKEEDVSNYFSMYGPVQDVRIPYQQKRMFGFVTFTYPETVQRILAKGNPHFVCDSRVLVKPYKEKGKIPDKKQFQIQQQPIDREELSACLSPSGLESRELYDIPFGAGARMFCNPHEMILRRKMEQDAELHQAIELQGRRLMSLQLMKNHHHNNQFHPGVSPGVPSVSQMQTQFQINQGLVCSSNGINQEALEEKDGLQEPIKPPANATDENQEQTSNTDNSDPQESSMDHILPDNPFASPTKSAAEQHATCSSDSAAADHR
- the LOC107875370 gene encoding zinc finger CCCH domain-containing protein 53 isoform X3; translation: MDSYEATKTVLSRVQNLDPENASKIMGYILIQDQSDKELIRLAFGPESLLISVINRAKIYLGISSNTSSATSITSPSSPFSTVSNANNFNPFPHSSPRIIVPDSGFHSSPSWSPVFSRSPQPVEPFDPVMSPNGGSELMGFFGEENGGGNQFLHRSWSVNDVFLGGETDDNNGGFGGRPCMYYARGFCKNGNSCKFMHGGSGDTQEECFDEQSMLRLKALQQQQRFAAANQFMGSGGRHPFGYNNPRSAPAELMISDEFHRHGRSLPDRNEFSAVALGGISNSSLRQIYLTFPADSTFKEEDVSNYFSMYGPVQDVRIPYQQKRMFGFVTFTYPETVQRILAKGNPHFVCDSRVLVKPYKEKGKIPDKKQFQIQQQPIDREELSACLSPSGLESRELYDIPFGARMFCNPHEMILRRKMEQDAELHQAIELQGRRLMSLQLMKNHHHNNQFHPGVSPGVPSVSQMQTQFQINQGLVCSSNGINQEALEEKDGLQEPIKPPANATDENQEQTSNTDNSDPQESSMDHILPDNPFASPTKSAAEQHATCSSDSAAADHR
- the LOC107875370 gene encoding zinc finger CCCH domain-containing protein 53 isoform X2; the encoded protein is MDSYEATKTVLSRVQNLDPENASKIMGYILIQDQSDKELIRLAFGPESLLISVINRAKIYLGISSNTSSATSITSPSSPFSTVSNANNFNPFPHSSPRIIVPDSGFHSSPSWSPVFSRSPQPVEPFDPVMSPNGGSELMGFFGEENGGGNQFLHRSWSVNDVFLGGETDDNNGGFGGRPCMYYARGFCKNGNSCKFMHGGSGDTQEECFDEQSMLRLKALQQQQRFAAANQFMGSGGRHPFGYNNPRSAPAELMISDEFHRHGRSLPDRNEFSAVALGGISNSSLRQIYLTFPADSTFKEEDVSNYFSMYGPVQDVRIPYQQKRMFGFVTFTYPETVQRILAKGNPHFVCDSRVLVKPYKEKGKIPDKKQFQIQQQPIDREELSACLSPSGLESRELYDIPFGAGARMFCNPHEMILRRKMEQDAELHQAIELQGRRLMSLQLMKNHHHNNQFHPGVSPGVPSVSQMQTQFQINQGLVCSSNGINQEALEEKDGLQEPIKPPANATDENQEQTSNTDNSDPQESMDHILPDNPFASPTKSAAEQHATCSSDSAAADHR
- the LOC107875370 gene encoding zinc finger CCCH domain-containing protein 53 isoform X4, with product MDSYEATKTVLSRVQNLDPENASKIMGYILIQDQSDKELIRLAFGPESLLISVINRAKIYLGISSNTSSATSITSPSSPFSTVSNANNFNPFPHSSPRIIVPDSGFHSSPSWSPVFSRSPQPVEPFDPVMSPNGGSELMGFFGEENGGGNQFLHRSWSVNDVFLGGETDDNNGGFGGRPCMYYARGFCKNGNSCKFMHGGSGDTQEECFDEQSMLRLKALQQQQRFAAANQFMGSGGRHPFGYNNPRSAPAELMISDEFHRHGRSLPDRNEFSAVALGGISNSSLRQIYLTFPADSTFKEEDVSNYFSMYGPVQDVRIPYQQKRMFGFVTFTYPETVQRILAKGNPHFVCDSRVLVKPYKEKGKIPDKKQFQIQQQPIDREELSACLSPSGLESRELYDIPFGARMFCNPHEMILRRKMEQDAELHQAIELQGRRLMSLQLMKNHHHNNQFHPGVSPGVPSVSQMQTQFQINQGLVCSSNGINQEALEEKDGLQEPIKPPANATDENQEQTSNTDNSDPQESMDHILPDNPFASPTKSAAEQHATCSSDSAAADHR